In Electrophorus electricus isolate fEleEle1 chromosome 14, fEleEle1.pri, whole genome shotgun sequence, a single window of DNA contains:
- the slc16a12b gene encoding monocarboxylate transporter 12-B isoform X1: MAWEKKKKKAGVLPPDGGWGWMIVAGCFVVTVCSRAVTRCISIFFVEFQMHFARDYSGTAWIHSLVDCTTMLCAPLGSLIGNHLSCRVAVILGGFLASIGLVLSSFATSLEYLYLSLGVLTGLGFALCYTPAIAMVGVYFCERKALAYGIAMSGSGIGTFVLAPVVQLLIEHYSWRGALLILGGLVSNLCVCGALLRPIALREREAYPLPVNSECGCGASPQGAVGPELERPPQPGEQRCLQPLQEYQFLLMPNFLALAGSFLFLASGCSLPFVYLVPYALDVGVSHHHAAFLMSILGVIDIVGNVTFGWLTDRRCLKQYRSVCYMFAVGMEGLCCFLVPLLRTFALLVPFSVLYGYFDGAYVALIPVVTSDVVGTRYLSSALGVVYFLHAFPYLVSPPIGGWLVDTTGTYTATFLLSGFALLSSALLLATVTAVRHCQAIPRNRPGKDRTREKCEAQQPDFMTTNKDLLIRNPATL, encoded by the exons ATGGCTtgggaaaagaagaagaagaaggctGGAGTGCTCCCTCCAGACGGCGGCTGGGGGTGGATGATTGTGGCCGGCTGCTTTGTGGTCACTGTCTGCAGCCGTGCCGTGACGAG ATGCATCTCTATCTTCTTTGTGgaatttcaaatgcattttgcaCGTGATTATTCTGGAACAGCATGGATCCATTCATTAGTAGACTGCACCACCATGCTTTGTG CTCCGCTGGGCAGCCTCATCGGGAATCACCTGTCATGCCGCGTGGCTGTGATACTGGGAGGATTTCTGGCCTCTATCGGTTTGGTGCTTAGCTCCTTCGCCACTAGTCTGGAGTACCTCTACCTCAGTCTGGGGGTCTTAACCG GGCTCGGTTTTGCCCTCTGTTACACACCGGCCATCGCTATGGTAGGAGTTTACTTCTGCGAGAGAAAGGCTTTGGCGTACGGCATCGCCATGTCCGGCAGTGGCATCGGGACGTTCGTTCTGGCCCCCGTCGTGCAGCTGCTGATCGAACACTACTCGTGGCGGGGAGCCCTCCTCATCTTGGGGGGCCTGGTTTCAaacctgtgcgtgtgtggtgctCTCTTGCGCCCCATCGCtttgagggagagggaggcCTACCCGCTACCTGTGAACTCTGAATGCGGGTGTGGCGCCAGCCCCCAGGGGGCTGTCGGGCCCGAGCTGGAGAGACCACCACAGCCGGGCGAGCAGCGCTGTCTGCAGCCCTTGCAGGAGTACCAGTTCCTGCTCATGCCCAACTTCCTGGCCCTGGCTGGCTCTTTCCTGTTCCTGGCCAGTGGCTGCAGCCTGCCGTTCGTGTACCTGGTGCCCTACGCACTGGACGTGGGTGTCAGCCATCACCACGCGGCCTTCCTCATGTCCATACTGGGGGTCATCGACATTGTCGGCAACGTCACGTTCGGCTGGCTCACCGACAGGAG GTGCCTGAAACAGTACAGGAGCGTGTGCTACATGTTCGCCGTGGGGATGGAAGGCCTCTGCTGCTTCCTCGTCCCTCTCCTGCGGACATTCGCCCTGCTGGTGCCTTTCTCCGTGCTCTACGGCTACTTCGACGGCGCCTACGTTGCCCTAATACCCGTAGTGACGTCCGATGTGGTGGGAACGAGATACCTCTCCTCCGCCCTTGGGGTGGTGTACTTCCTGCACGCGTTTCCGTACCTGGTCAGCCCTCCGATCGGAG GCTGGTTGGTGGACACCACAGGCACCTACACTGCCACCTTCCTCCTCAGTGGCTTCGCCTTGCTCTCTAGTGCCCTCCTGTTGGCCACAGTCACCGCCGTGCGTCATTGCCAAGCAATTCCGAGGAATAGGCCAGGCAAGGACCGCACACGGGAAAAGTGTGAAGCCCAACAGCCAGACTTTATGACCACTAATAAGGACCTATTGATTAGAAATCCAGCCACCTTATAG
- the slc16a12b gene encoding monocarboxylate transporter 12-B isoform X2: MISDQCLLHVMFLRARKCISIFFVEFQMHFARDYSGTAWIHSLVDCTTMLCAPLGSLIGNHLSCRVAVILGGFLASIGLVLSSFATSLEYLYLSLGVLTGLGFALCYTPAIAMVGVYFCERKALAYGIAMSGSGIGTFVLAPVVQLLIEHYSWRGALLILGGLVSNLCVCGALLRPIALREREAYPLPVNSECGCGASPQGAVGPELERPPQPGEQRCLQPLQEYQFLLMPNFLALAGSFLFLASGCSLPFVYLVPYALDVGVSHHHAAFLMSILGVIDIVGNVTFGWLTDRRCLKQYRSVCYMFAVGMEGLCCFLVPLLRTFALLVPFSVLYGYFDGAYVALIPVVTSDVVGTRYLSSALGVVYFLHAFPYLVSPPIGGWLVDTTGTYTATFLLSGFALLSSALLLATVTAVRHCQAIPRNRPGKDRTREKCEAQQPDFMTTNKDLLIRNPATL, encoded by the exons ATGATCAGTGACCAGTGCTTACTGCACGTCATGTTTCTCCGCGCACGCAA ATGCATCTCTATCTTCTTTGTGgaatttcaaatgcattttgcaCGTGATTATTCTGGAACAGCATGGATCCATTCATTAGTAGACTGCACCACCATGCTTTGTG CTCCGCTGGGCAGCCTCATCGGGAATCACCTGTCATGCCGCGTGGCTGTGATACTGGGAGGATTTCTGGCCTCTATCGGTTTGGTGCTTAGCTCCTTCGCCACTAGTCTGGAGTACCTCTACCTCAGTCTGGGGGTCTTAACCG GGCTCGGTTTTGCCCTCTGTTACACACCGGCCATCGCTATGGTAGGAGTTTACTTCTGCGAGAGAAAGGCTTTGGCGTACGGCATCGCCATGTCCGGCAGTGGCATCGGGACGTTCGTTCTGGCCCCCGTCGTGCAGCTGCTGATCGAACACTACTCGTGGCGGGGAGCCCTCCTCATCTTGGGGGGCCTGGTTTCAaacctgtgcgtgtgtggtgctCTCTTGCGCCCCATCGCtttgagggagagggaggcCTACCCGCTACCTGTGAACTCTGAATGCGGGTGTGGCGCCAGCCCCCAGGGGGCTGTCGGGCCCGAGCTGGAGAGACCACCACAGCCGGGCGAGCAGCGCTGTCTGCAGCCCTTGCAGGAGTACCAGTTCCTGCTCATGCCCAACTTCCTGGCCCTGGCTGGCTCTTTCCTGTTCCTGGCCAGTGGCTGCAGCCTGCCGTTCGTGTACCTGGTGCCCTACGCACTGGACGTGGGTGTCAGCCATCACCACGCGGCCTTCCTCATGTCCATACTGGGGGTCATCGACATTGTCGGCAACGTCACGTTCGGCTGGCTCACCGACAGGAG GTGCCTGAAACAGTACAGGAGCGTGTGCTACATGTTCGCCGTGGGGATGGAAGGCCTCTGCTGCTTCCTCGTCCCTCTCCTGCGGACATTCGCCCTGCTGGTGCCTTTCTCCGTGCTCTACGGCTACTTCGACGGCGCCTACGTTGCCCTAATACCCGTAGTGACGTCCGATGTGGTGGGAACGAGATACCTCTCCTCCGCCCTTGGGGTGGTGTACTTCCTGCACGCGTTTCCGTACCTGGTCAGCCCTCCGATCGGAG GCTGGTTGGTGGACACCACAGGCACCTACACTGCCACCTTCCTCCTCAGTGGCTTCGCCTTGCTCTCTAGTGCCCTCCTGTTGGCCACAGTCACCGCCGTGCGTCATTGCCAAGCAATTCCGAGGAATAGGCCAGGCAAGGACCGCACACGGGAAAAGTGTGAAGCCCAACAGCCAGACTTTATGACCACTAATAAGGACCTATTGATTAGAAATCCAGCCACCTTATAG
- the LOC113579510 gene encoding interferon-induced protein with tetratricopeptide repeats 5-like gives MTEARLLEELLQLECHFTWELNKEDLNITDLLNRLEQHVELNLGGTAGLAQTYNSLAFVRYLLGSPKEALIKLEESVALTRECHENNCDKWLIVTYGNLAWIQYHIKCYTECESYLDKLRDIAEKFPASASVLGEKAWTLFKFSRKYYGRAQECFKKALELEPDDAHWNTGYAFVLHRTETCSSSLDDSPAVKQLQRAMDINPGNDELRVLLALRLAQFKEYDKAERLVEEALENSPTAPKVIRYVGKFFRDYGSLDRSLALLKRASESMSNSGFIHHQLALCYKRKKISLQREGIRDSPSAGSEVRRLRRQCIYHLEQATTLKTGFMFAMIELAVQYGEDKQFERAEELFEQTLQLAKEKNECLQRIYFHFGEFQQYQKRHLVLAISYYMECLKLDHETIDGVKSAKNLKKIADRRLSKRPEDGKAWATLGFIHKAKGEKCKAIECYEKAQQYTQSDEYLSVLCDLRLSLQ, from the coding sequence atgactgaGGCCAGACTTCTTGAAGAACTGCTGCAATTGGAATGCCACTTCACCTGGGAGCTAAATAAAGAAGATCTAAATATCACTGATCTTCTGAACAGGTTAGAACAACATGTTGAGTTAAATCTTGGGGGTACAGCAGGGTTAGCGCAGACATATAACTCGTTAGCATTTGTGAGGTACCTTCTCGGGTCTCCCAAAGAAGCACTCATCAAATTGGAGGAATCTGTGGCACTCACAAGAGAATGCCATGAGAATAACTGTGACAAGTGGCTCATAGTTACTTATGGAAATCTTGCTTGGATACAATACCATATTAAATGTTATACTGAATGTGAAAGTTACTTGGATAAGCTCAGAGATATTGCAGAGAAGTTCCCAGCATCTGCATCTGTTCTTGGGGAAAAAGCCTGGACACTGTTCAAGTTCTCTCGCAAATACTATGGCAGGGCTCAAGAGTGCTTCAAGAAGGCCTTAGAACTGGAACCTGATGATGCTCATTGGAACACTGGCTATGCTTTTGTACTACACCGAACAGAGACGTGCTCCTCCAGTTTAGATGACTCACCAGCAGTTAAACAGCTCCAGCGGGCCATGGACATAAACCCAGGTAATGATGAGCTCAGAGTACTCCTGGCACTGAGACTCGCTCAGTTCAAGGAGTATGACAAAGCAGAGAGACTGGTGGAAGAAGCCTTGGAGAACTCACCCACTGCTCCTAAAGTGATTCGATATGTGGGCAAATTCTTCAGGGATTATGGGTCCCTGGACCGGTCCCTTGCCCTGCTGAAGAGAGCGTCAGAGAGCATGTCAAACTCAGGCTTCATACACCATCAGCTAGCACTCTGttacaagagaaagaaaatctcGTTACAGCGAGAGGGAATTCGGGATTCGCCCAGCGCTGGCTCAGAGGTTCGGAGGCTTCGTCGCCAGTGCATCTATCATTTAGAGCAGGCCACTACACTGAAGACTGGCTTCATGTTTGCCATGATTGAGCTAGCAGTGCAGTATGGGGAGGATAAACAATTTGAGCGTGCAGAAGAGCTGTTTGAGCAAACTCTGCAGCTagccaaagagaaaaatgagtgTCTACAAAGGATCTATTTCCACTTTGGAGAGTTCCAGCAGTACCAAAAGAGGCACCTGGTTCTGGCCATCAGCTACTATATGGAATGTCTGAAACTAGACCATGAGACAATAGACGGAGTGAAAAGTGCTAAAAATCTGAAGAAGATAGCTGATAGACGTTTGTCTAAACGTCCTGAAGATGGAAAAGCCTGGGCCACTCTGGGATTCATCCATAAGGCCAAAGGAGAGAAATGCAAGGCCATAGAGTGCTATGAGAAAGCACAACAATATACACAGAGTGATGAGTACCTTAGTGTTCTGTGTGATCTGCGGCTGTCCCTACAATAG